A stretch of Cryptococcus neoformans var. neoformans JEC21 chromosome 10 sequence DNA encodes these proteins:
- a CDS encoding expressed protein produces the protein MAPHQSDIFLFTRQMQGSIPSCVVECMSDGNITSCSSNTDYSCLCASQYYIDSVGACMNSSCTASERIAGEAYTGQACAYYGTPLTNTTSSSTNTSVTASGTAVIADPVIYSRAYVNIQAIFSSICGALLILALLSGFLSCRSRYKREQAFSQNRTWTGVGSTTLGGDTRKTSRFFTRTKDTRDPTATFATDNYGVNSSTFGGATTSHTPGQVSFGPVYGANADYGVSSSEGTGGRFTNRLPAGDMNKSEEWEMEVRKSSIKEEELEVESPTTSKGPGSDTDMDGSTVYLTRLDKDDHHAI, from the exons ATGGCGCCACACCAATCCGACATCTTTCTGTTTACTCGGCAAATGCAAGGGTCCATACCATCCTGTGTGGTTGAGTG CATGTCTGACGGCAACATCACAAGTTGTTCCAGCAATACAGACTATTCATGTCTTTGCGCTTCCCAATACTACATCGACTCGGTCGGA GCGTGCATGAACTCCAGTTGTACCGCGTCTGAGAGAATCGCAGGAGAGGCATACACTGGTCAGGCCTGCGCTTACTAT GGCACACCACTGACAAACaccacctcatcctcgac CAATACATCTGTGACTGCGTCTGGCACCGCGGTAATCGCTGATCCCGTTATTTACTCTCGGGCCTATGTTAACATCCAAGCTATT TTCTCATCCATTTGCGGCGCTCTTCTCATACTCGCTCTGTTGTCTGGTTTCCTCTCTTGCCGATCCCGATACAAGCGAGAACAAGCCTTCTCACAAAATAGAACCTGGACCGGTGTTGGCTCCACTACTCTCGGTGGCGATACGAGAAAGACTTCTCGCTTCTTCACCCGTACCAAAGACACCAGAGACCCGACCGCCACCTTTGCCACTGACAACTATGGTGTTAACAGTTCAACATTTGGGGGTGCAACTACTTCTCATACACCAGGACAAGTATCCTTCGGGCCGGTCTACGGTGCTAATGCGGACTATGGTGTTAGCTCAAGTGAGGGTACTGGTGGTAGGTTCACCAATCGACTACCGGCTGGTGATATGAATAAATCCGAAGaatgggagatggaagtgagAAAAAGCAGCAttaaggaagaagagctggaagtTGAGAGCCCCACGACGTCAAAGGGTCCTGGCAGTGACACTGATATGGATGGGAGCACAGTATATCTTACGAGATTGGACAAGGATGACCATCACGCGATATGA